Part of the Xenopus tropicalis strain Nigerian chromosome 3, UCB_Xtro_10.0, whole genome shotgun sequence genome, CTTCTGTAGATAAAAATTGCATGGTAGGGGATGGAGAGATAAAATCCTGTGTGTAGAGGGTTGTGGGTTGTGAATCTctaaaaaattttgaaaaaaaggcAATGTATTTACTTTTTAGTAATTTCCACTTCAACAGGGGGCTGAGACTGGAGGCACAGGGCACATGAGCTAGGGAAAACAGCTTTTCAAGCAGAAAATATAAGTACCAGAAGTACCTGAAATGCAGTTAAAGCTCAGCTATTAAACAACAATTCCTTTGCCCTGTTAAATATTTTCTACCAGGGCCCACTGGCACAAACAAAGCCATCTCAACCATTTGTTGTTAAAGTGGTGCCATAATAATCAAATATAAGCGTACAGATGGGGCCACACTCTGCCAAAAAGGGCAAAAGCAGTTAAAAGAATGTCATAATGGTAGTGAAAAAAAACTAATTCCATCACCTTGCCTTTACCCAGGAACCAAATAGCTTGTATGTATAAATGCACATAGACACGACTATACCGCATGCTCGGCTGATAAATATGACTTGCTTATGGCTTTGGATATGTCATTAACCCTGCTCCAATATTCTAACCAGATCTGTAACTGCTCAGCATATTGTACGTTTAAGGGGAGCAGCCTGAGACTATGTGAATGGATTTCAGAAAAGCCCAAACTCTGATGAGCATATTTGCAGACAAAATGCTCTGCTGAAAGCCAAGGCAGAGTGTGTTGCTGCTGAGGGGATGCAGCAGGTTGATCCTGGCTCAGTAGAGCGCTCGGATGGTCCATTTCAGCACCCTGAACAGCAACAACCTGTTATGGAATTAGGACCTTGCGGCCGAGGCCGCGCCTGCACAGCGTGAAGCCACGCCCAGAAGGCAGTCCAGCGCCAGAATGTGGCAGTGTGGAGACTTTGCTAGTAGAACGGAGCTCAGGCTTCCCAGCTTTGCGCTGCGGCTTCTTCCTGGAACTTGGCTGGAGTGTTGCGGCTTCTTTGTACTTGTTGCTGAGTCTCTCTGAACCTTACACAGGGGATACAGTTTAGTGGCCGAGGGTGTCACTCTGGGACTATTACTTTTCCTGGTTTAACATTGCTCTGAAGAAGACCCTTCATGCTTTAAAGCTGCGTGCCCATGGAACGGTGCAGCATGTTGGACGCTTGTTAAAGGAAAACCGATCCCAATGAATGGGAAATGGATGGGTTGCTGGAATTGCCCAAAGAAACAGAGCCGTGCAGATGTGCTAATAGGCAATGACAGGGATCGATGTGAAAGGAATGGGATCCTGCAATTTGTGGCAAAGGCAAGAGTGTGATGGATTTGCAGTAGTTAGGGAAGCGCGGGCATGTGCTGTAATGTGGCTGCTGCTGCCAGTGCCGGACTTGGGAGACAACATACTGAAAGAGGAGACAGATGAGTGAAACCTGCGGGCAGACAGAGCACATCCCTCCGTGGTGCTGAAGCAGCTCTCATAGGGACAAGTAAGGCAGCAACACATGGTTTGGCTCAACAGCTTCTCTTTCCTCCCTGGATGTTCATCAGCGAATTGGGACATTAATTAAAACAGAAACTGCAGATAGTAATCAGACGTTTTTGACATTTGGCAGTgtgattatctttttttttttttttttttaatttcagtgtTTTAATCTCAAGAAAATTAGTAGGAGCAATAGTTGGAAACATGGCAGCTGGAGTGGCAACCTGGTTGCCCTTTGCCCGGGCAGCTGCCATTGGCTGGATGCCAGTGGCTGCAGGCCCCATGCCTCCAACTCCTCTTGGGGAGAAGAAGCGCACTCAGGATTCTTTGATTGTGTTAAATGTTAGTGGCACTCGTTTCCAAACCTGGCGGAACACACTGGAGCGATACCCAGATACCCTGCTGGGCAGCACCGAAAGGGATTTCTTTTTTAATCAGGACAGTGGGGAGTATTTTTTCGACAGAGATCCTGATATTTTCCGTCACATCCTCAACTTTTACCGTACAGGTCGGCTGCACTATCCACGGCATGAGTGCATTTCTGCATATGACGAGGAGCTGGCCTTCTTTGGCATAATTCCGGAAATTATTGGTGACTGTTGCTATGAGGAGTACAAAGATCGTCGCAGGGAGAATGCAGAGAGACTTTTGGATGATGCTGATGAGAACAAAGCAGAAGGGCCATTGCCACCAATGAGTGCACGCCAGAAGATGTGGCGAGCCTTTGAGAATCCTCACACAAGTACATTAGCCCTTGTCTTTTATTATGTCACTGGCTTCTTCATTGCAGTCTCTGTTATTGCCAATGTAGTTGAGACAGTACCATGTGGTATCAGCCCTGGCTCCCTACGTGAGTTGCCTTGTGGTGAACGTTATGCCTTGGCATTTTTCTGTTTGGATACAGCATGTGTCATGATCTTCACTGTGGAGTACTTGTTGCGCTTAGTGGCTGCTCCTAGCCGTTATCGCTTTGTAAGAAGTGTCATGAGCATTATTGATGTGGTGGCAATCATGCCCTATTACATTGGTCTTGTAATGACAAACAACGAAGATGTAAGTGGCGCCTTTGTGACATTACGAGTGTTCCGAGTATTCCGGATCTTTAAATTTTCCCGCCACTCCCAGGGTCTCCGGATCCTAGGCTACACATTAAAAAGCTGTGCCTCTGAGCTGGGATTCCTGCTCTTCTCGCTTACAATGGCCATAATAATATTTGCTACTGTCATGTTTTATGCAGAAAAAGGATCACTAAATAGCAGATTCACCAGTATACCTGCTGCGTTCTGGTACACCATTGTCACCATGACAACACTGGGGTAAGTACTGTTGTAAAATAAGTGCTTTGAAATTTATTAGGTGATGTGGGAAACAAAGTTAGTAGGCTTGTTCTCTATTTTAAAGATAAATGAAAGCGTTATCTTACAGAACAGTCTCTAAAATGCCTATTGCTTCCAAATAAAACAAGTTAGGTATAGTAGGGTTGCCGCCTTATCTAATGCTAAAACCGATTTAGGAAAAATATAGGAAAAATTAGCATTGCTGTTCCCTTGCGTACAATATTTTGAGTTGTGATTAACCAACCCTAACCCAAGCTTTAAAAAGAGACAGGTAAAaaggtatgtgtgtgtgcatgcaaGGGATATAAGCACATTTGCTCTCACCCATTtgatgcattataaataaatccATCCCATTTCATTGGTTGTGACTAAATCTAGCTATAGAAATATTACTGGATCTAAAAAGCCTACATGCACTAAGCTTCCTACAAATGTGCTTAGTTTTTCAAGACTACAGCTCACAAATTCCCAGGATCCCAACACATAGCTTACTGCTGGCGCCTTGGAATAGCCGTGTGCCTTAGTAACCAAGAAGTGAACCATAAAGCCCACCAAAAGTGCAGTGCAGGCAAGATGTCACACAGTGTACCTACAGTATATCAAATAACCTCCCCAAACATAAAATAGTGTCACAGTGAGGCATACTTTTCACTTTGATTCTCCTTTATCCATGCTATATTTTTACTGTCCAGTTTTCAGAcctaagaaaaaaagcaaagtccTCAGTGAACTGGTTAAAAATAAGAGTTAAGAGCTGCCAACCCTAGGAATGTAGTAAAAACTGTctgtattttatatgttattttattttttattattatttttattaacatgtatttataaagcaccaacatattcctcagcgcagtacaataagtgggtttatacatcaaacatacaaaattacatgtaaggcaaccaataagcaatacaagaggtgaagagtttacaatctatgaGGAGAAGtagttgagacacaaggtgtggggatGGGCAAGATTCAAATTAAGCATTGTGAATGAtatagcacagggtattgctttaaTGAGGGTAAGCATCTTTAAATAAATTAGTTTTAAGAGATCTTTTAAAGGAAGAAGATTGGGAAAAAGTCAGACAGAACCAGAGAAGGggtgcagcccttgcaaaatGCAAGTGTGTAaggaggtaatgagagaggagttgaggagcaagTCATTTGATAAGTATAACAAGCAGTTTGGTGAGTATCTAGAAATGAATTTAGGGATGTAGTGTGGGGCAGAGTTGTGAACTATTGAGTTGAGTCAGTGGTTTGAATTTTATTATGAATAGTagtggaagccagtgcagggattgacagagtggcatggcagaggaggagcggttgctGAGTGTGTATGAGTTTAGCAGCAGTATTCATTGTAGACTGGAGAGGTGACAGTCTGTGGAGGGCAAGGCTAATTaacagagagttacagtagtccaggcgtgATTTTATGagtgtgaataagaattttgggagcatcttgggtgataaatggtcttattttggaaatatttatttGGTGAAAGTAGTAAACAAGAGTCCAGAGTGATGAATGATGTTAACAATAAATATTCTAAATTTTTCACTGCTATGTTCTGATGTAATTTCTTCACTGTGATCTGTGTGAAGGTGCTTCATTTAATCTCTTCACTGGATGGGCATgggatttattgaaaaatatagatACCAATTACCTACTAAGAAGACCAATGTTGAGTCTTTGACACAGACAGGTTTATGTTGGGATGCTTGATATCAAACTTAGCATGTAATTGCAAACAATA contains:
- the kcnd2 gene encoding potassium voltage-gated channel subfamily D member 2, producing the protein MAAGVATWLPFARAAAIGWMPVAAGPMPPTPLGEKKRTQDSLIVLNVSGTRFQTWRNTLERYPDTLLGSTERDFFFNQDSGEYFFDRDPDIFRHILNFYRTGRLHYPRHECISAYDEELAFFGIIPEIIGDCCYEEYKDRRRENAERLLDDADENKAEGPLPPMSARQKMWRAFENPHTSTLALVFYYVTGFFIAVSVIANVVETVPCGISPGSLRELPCGERYALAFFCLDTACVMIFTVEYLLRLVAAPSRYRFVRSVMSIIDVVAIMPYYIGLVMTNNEDVSGAFVTLRVFRVFRIFKFSRHSQGLRILGYTLKSCASELGFLLFSLTMAIIIFATVMFYAEKGSLNSRFTSIPAAFWYTIVTMTTLGYGDMVPKTIAGKIFGSICSLSGVLVIALPVPVIVSNFSRIYHQNQRADKRRAQKKTRLARIRLAKSGSANAYLQSKRNGLLNEALQGSSEEEQPLVSKSGSTFATQHHHLLHCLEKTTNHEFVDEQTFEDNCMEVSTINKLHSPSLSSQNNSFCCSRRNRKNVRIPNANAPTCSQHESLQELSAIQIQCMERATLSNSRSSLNAKVEGNVKLNCEQPYVTTAVISIPTPPMTTPEEDGRSESPDYSQRNIVRVSAL